Proteins from one Podospora pseudocomata strain CBS 415.72m chromosome 4, whole genome shotgun sequence genomic window:
- a CDS encoding hypothetical protein (COG:S; EggNog:ENOG503NYUX): protein MPQSLEIPVLTVDANVIHKVDTTKPENLFSMWTVFARCRDSVAHGRRLENLSWRLWNRETFCCENGEVLVSSSATSQPRDIQYPRGASDEELPQLSASVDSVADEEAVDLSSEQAPLDIVRPRILRQDSCASSRSRGRERHITSDELEKMVVQIMDGKAPLQPIEYTLPASIEEKPSCPPDSEHSGSTTDESPQTSEHNTPHSLPSEPENTPEEPAMQTIVTRGFSTSPLPACRITSPAASPASHNDAIPLPTEAPAPKFVQPKKQAARFALGGSGSCSSGSDNSYSPEKVEIRKQVPAKSKMFQLGVASSDEDGSLKVPEVLNRAPSVMNAHKKTASFNNEVVTQTFESSAISDSESEYLDESAIDDDEDDWEEDESAEESGKSSMEDKIHFKRVDSTANLTSRRSLLTLALAGNSGLSRAQKYSNIASQSTSAIPRTRAALNGPSVVASPNDSDDAPLMMKNRGPSRAPPMRPITEIPRSQAQPINTMAMGMHHQAAFSPRTTRRNMLATELTESLRRNLLHERSQKTSTANAVLKRRHTSHDVANLKQYPERPYMKKGNETNNRVWDDQVFDKNAFTGYHAQGW from the exons ATGTCATTCACAAGGTggacaccaccaaaccagaGAACCTATTCAGCATGTGGACAG TTTTCGCCAGATGCCGTGACTCAGTTGCCCACGGCAGAAGACTAGAAAACCTCAGCTGGCGCCTCTGGAACAGAGAAACCTTTTGCTGCGAGAACGGTGAAGTTCTCGTCTCGTCCTCCGCCACAAGCCAACCCCGAGATATTCAGTATCCTCGCGGCGCGAGCGATGAGGAGCTTCCGCAGCTCTCCGCCAGCGTCGACTCGGTCGCTGACGAAGAGGCCGTTGACCTTTCATCCGAGCAAGCCCCCTTGGACATTGTACGCCCAAGGATACTCAGACAGGATTCTTGCGCCAGCAGCCGTAGTCGAGGCCGTGAAAGGCACATCACTTCGGAcgagttggagaagatggtcgTTCAGATCATGGATGGAAAGgcccctcttcaacccatTGAGTACACGCTCCCTGCATCGATCGAAGAGAAGCCATCGTGCCCACCCGACAGCGAACACTCCGGCTCCACTACCGACGAATCCCCCCAGACCTCCGAACACAACACTCCTCATTCCCTGCCCTCAGAGCCCGAAAACACTCCCGAGGAGCCGGCAATGCAGACAATTGTGACCCGTGGCTTTTCCACCTCTCCATTGCCTGCGTGCCGTATCACCTCGCCAGCCGCTTCTCCCGCTTCTCACAATGACGCCATCCCTCTTCCTACTGAGGCCCCAGCGCCCAAGTTTGTCCAGCCTAAGAAGCAAGCTGCGAGGTTTGCTCTTGGCGGTTCTGGGTCGTGCTCATCGGGCTCAGATAACTCCTACAGCCCCGAAAAGGTCGAGATCAGAAAGCAGGTCCCGGCCAAGTCCAAGATGTTCCAGCTTGGAGTTGCCTCGTCAGACGAGGATGGATCTCTCAAGGTCCCCGAAGTCCTCAACAGAGCCCCCTCCGTGATGAACGCGCACAAGAAGACTGCTTCCTTCAACAACGAGGTGGTTACCCAAACATTTGAGTCTTCTGCTATCAGTGACTCTGAGTCCGAGTATCTTGACGAGAGCGcaattgatgatgatgaggatgactgggaggaggacgagtcGGCCGAGGAGAGTGGCAAGTCAAGCATGGAGGACAAGATCCACTTCAAGCGCGTTGACTCAACTGCCAACCTTACCTCAAGGCGATCTCTCCTTACTCTCGCTTTGGCGGGCAACAGCGGTCTTAGCCGTGCTCAAAAGTACTCCAATATTGCTTCGCAGTCTACCTCGGCCATCCCCCGCACTCGGGCCGCACTTAACGGACCATCCGTCGTCGCTTCCCCGAATGACTCGGATGACGCGCCACTCATGATGAAGAACAGGGGCCCTTCTCGCGCCCCTCCAATGCGCCCGATCACCGAGATTCCTCGGTCCCAAGCTCAGCCCATCAACACAATGGCCATGGGGATGCACCATCAGGCCGCCTTCTCCCCGCGCACCACTCGGCGCAACATGCTGGCTACCGAGCTCACAGAGTCTCTCCGAAGAAACCTTCTCCACGAACGGTCGCAAAAAACGTCGACTGCTAATGCCGTCCTTAAGCGACGCCACACTTCCCACGATGTTGCCAATCTCAAGCAATATCCAGAACGTCCTTACATGAAGAAGGGCAACGAGACCAACAACCGGGTCTGGGACGACCAAGTCTTCGACAAGAACGCCTTCACCGGCTACCATGCTCAAGGCTGGTAA